TAGGAGCcctatttatttgtttttaattacattttaagaaaaatgactaaaagaaaaaatacaatgaattaatatatttagGATAATACAgtattcaaatatttacattaatttaatatttaaaacagtataaagaaaaagaaacatatctAATTAGTTTTATAGGTGCTTAAACATATACGAATTCAGTAGTTCTTAGCAAATTTTAACTATTGAACTTTGTGTTCAAAATAACCTTCCTATGATGTCAAATACTGAAACTATTTTAGAACTCTTGTGAGTTATCTTAGCACCACATTTTATCActtataactctttttttattatttttaccaaTAGAAAGTTTATAACCATGTTTTTATACCAATtgaatttcttatatttttcaaataattgtaATACCAAAAGATATTCTTAGAGTAATGTactttacaaattataaaagttgaaaatagCGATATATGGGCTCCATCTAATGATCTCAATGCGGGACCAGCATGTGATATACGAATGtctatatacattattttctctgttttgtaacAATAAACGAgtaatgaaattatattttattggcTTCAATTTGTAACAACCAACAAGAGGTCGAATGAGCCAACTAGAATACAGCCCACGATCAATAATCAAACCTATGAAacttccttctctctttcttttaacATTTCCAAACACTATATATACTAATGTCACTTACCTCGATTGTCCATCAAACAATACATTTGAGATATCAATACTCCTGTGAGAACAAAATGAAGCTTTCTTGTGGTACAAGCTTTGCGTTCTtacttctgtttcttcttgcgGCACAATCTGTGCATGTCTATGCGGGTAGCTTCCACAAAGACGTTCAGATACATTGGGGTGATGGCCGCGGAAAGATTCACGACAGAGATGGAaaacttctttctctctcgctcGACAAATCCTCTGGATCCGGTTTTCAGTCTAACCAGGAGTTTCTCTATGGCAAAGCCGAGGTTCAAATGAAACTTGTTCCTGGTAATTCAGCTGGAACAGTGACAACATTCTATGTAAGTTACATACAATTTTCAAACCGttttttgtcatcttttgCTATTCCTATAGTACATATATTTAGGCCTACATTAATTGAgtatgtttgtgtttatgatgACTTTGTGTAGCTAAAATCTCCGGGAACTACGTGGGATGAGATCGATTTCGAGTTCTTGGGAAACATAAGTGGTCATCCATATACTCTCCATACTAATGTTTACACAAAAGGCACAGGAGACAAAGAACAACAATTTCATCTATGGTTCGACCCAACCGTTAACTTTCACACTTATTGCATCACATGGAATCCTCAAAGGATTATGTAAGCGTAACCTTTGATACTTTGTATAATCTTATATGTTTTGAGGCTATGCGCTCATGAACTTACgttctcttctgtttttgcCCCTCTTACAGTTTTACGGTTGATGGAATTCCTATTAGAGAGTTCAAGAACCCCGAGGCGATTGGAGTCCCGTTCCCAACTAGACAACCAATGAGACTCTACGCGAGTCTTTGGGAAGCCGAGCATTGGGCAACAAGAGGAGGATTAGAGAAAACAGATTGGTCAAAAGCTCCTTTTACTGCTTTTTATAGAAACTACAATGTCGATGGATGTGTATGGGCTAATGGAAAATCATCTTGTTCCGCGAATTCCCCATGGTTCACTCAAAAACTCGATTCGAACGGCCAGACAAGAATGAAAGGTGTGCAAAGTAAATACATGATCTACAACTATTGCACCGATAAAAGAAGGTTTCCTCGAGGAGTTCCTGCCGAGTGCACTTAAATTCTTGATTCTTTGATACATGAATATGTTACTTGGCATTGCCTTTGTAACTCaatcaagtttttatttatttttatcatttatttgttGCTCATATATACAGTATGTGGTGTTTGTGTAAGATGTTTTAAGATTgaagtaataaaaataaattatggaAAAAAGCTTTCATTTGTTAACGTAATTAAATTTAACTGGCCGGCTTCACtagactttttaaaaagttaaaaacataGGTAGAGGAGTTCATTAATTCTACAATAATGCTTTGGAAGAACATAAATCATAGGCTTACTAATATGAAGAACTGATCTATCTGATATGAAGGTACTTTAATACTCTCCCCAGTAAGAACACTAAATTCTTTCATGTACTTGCACTGATTTACTAGTTTTTTGGTAAACAATATATGTTCGATTGTATCTAAAATTGATACATTGTTCTGGTGATCAATATACATTGtattctcaatttctcatcTTCCAGTTATAATAACAATACTATATGGTTCTTGGTACATAATCTTTtacttaacaaaaataattataatatatgagtTCGGAGAATTTGCTTTACCTGAGTTCTCGAGAGTGGTTATTAAGACGCTGCACACAGAGTATGCACACCCCAACCCCAACTTGCAGTATTCACTAACAGTATCACCTTgagtcaaaaataaaaaatacatacaacttgcatcaaaaataaaatcttgctctattttgtaataaataacaataatacAGCATAATAGAATGAAATCAATTTACCTTCTGTTTTGGGAATGACATGATGATATCCCACAGAACATGGCCCTGGACCGACTTTGCATCCAGTCATTGATTCACAATAACTCCTGATATAGACATCAGACGACAGACTTTATATTCAAGTTGAGCTTGTTCGGACTACTTGAATTTGTGCCATGAAAAGACTCATTATGATTTTACAGTCTTGCCTTCCATTTTTTAACTGATTTACCTGTTTGATGATAAAATGTATGTAGAGGAAAACCTTATAATTTATAAGCTCTTATTGATGAAATGGTGATGAAACTAAACTTACATatatactacaaaaaaaaaaaaaaaaatgccacCACACATTTCATCTATTTAATGTTTAACAGAGTCTAGCTAACACAATGGCTGCCACATGCTTCGATGACCAATGACCCACTCTTAAGTGCTCAAACTATTACACCTACTGATACGCTCCAGCAATCTTTCTAACTAATAATGGCGATCTAGAGAATTCCTTTGTGTTTCCACGTGTTCTGATTTTATAACTCCAGTCCCATGCAACTGAACGgaacatatataaatactcTGAATTTTATCATGTTACGTTCAGTTCACGTGCATGATGCGCAATAGGTGCCTCGGTGCAGAAAGTAAGAACTTGTCACGGCATTTAGATCAAAGGCTCTTGTGTTTCATATCTTCTTAGTCAACTCGAATATTCTTTAGTTCTGTTGGTGTCTCCAAACTACGAGATATTTGAGTTGTAACAAGGGTGTAACGCAGCTTTTGTGTGTGCTCACCTTGCAATGAATAACACCTTTGACTGtcttagaaaaaataatttaattttgcttCATGGAGCTCTGACAATAGATTCAATAGTACACAAATTGACTGAACACCCAAGAATATAATCCTTCTATCCATAGAACGTCTCAAAAGCAACTTTTTTCACAGGACACAAGATGATTAAACTTTGCTTCTTGACACTAGTAGTACCCAATAACAAATTGACTAAGCACCCAAAAATATTATCCTTCTATCCTGAGAACGTCTCACAGGATAACAGACAGAAATGAgaccatcttttttttttattgtagtCTTAGCTTTGATTTTCATTGCCAAAACCTTCATAAGACCGATTCGAAGGAACGAAAGCAGAAGGTTGTTTAGTTACAGCAGTCAAGATCTCTCCATAGCCCACAACTCCAACAAGAACATCATCTGAATCAGCCTCTGTAACCCAAACATGAGTAGCCCTGTGAGACAGCATCTGAGCCATAACAGCAGCTAATGAGCTCGATGTTTTGCAAGTTAGCGGCGCACTTCTTCCTCTGTACATGCTCCTACCGATGCTCAATCTTGTCGGGCTTGTCGGATTAAAACCGATGCTCCTGCTGCTGAACTTCTTGGCATTTGTTGCTGTTCCGTTCTGTTCTCCTCCTGGAAATGAAGTTTGGAGGAAGTCGCTGAATGATCTTGATGACATGTTGTCCTCAACTCCCATCACAAATTGTCCTGCATAGAGATTAGCTAGAGCCCAAGCTGCAGCTAGATAATCACATTTCCAGAGCTTTGAAGCTGAGATTTCTCCTATTATCTTGAACTGTTGTTCGTTTTCGGTTTGTTCCAACACGGCGATCGCACTAGGGTCACACAGTGGCCTACGAGTGGCTTCAATGGCTGGAAGAGAGGCTTCAATGAAGTTATagttttgattgatgattcCCAGAGTGGAGATTGATGTGAGTGGTAAAGGAGCTAATGCTCCAAGGACACCTATAAGGAAGCGGATCACGTCTTCCCTAGAGAGACAACAAAACTTGTCCCGGCTTGAAGTCATGGACGTAGTAGGCCTGTTGGTGGAGTCAGCAGAGAGACCACTGCTACTACTAGAGTTTTCACTGTTCTTCAGCCATTTTCCATTGTAAAGAATGGAGAACCTCTTGCTCATACCTCTCCAAACAACGCTTTTTGGAACCAGAAGTCGTCTCACTCCTTGTTTCATCATCTCCAAAGCATCTATCAACCTTGcattatatttgataaaagaaaatcatcatcataataaaaACTGGTATTTAAACAAGGAAGGTTATTCCATCAACAGACACATCAAATTCACTGCAACAAATGAATCATTTAATCAATAACTTTTGGACAAGAGCGCATTTTAAGCTCCTCATTTAGTCTTATgtaatcaacaaattagacaGAAGTTAAAGTTTATAAGatgaaaggaaacaaatcacaaaagtGAAATAAAGAATCCTTCTTGAACAGGGTGAGAATGATATGTAGAAACTTTTTGTAAGAGACTAAAACATAGTAATCCCTTTTATCTAGTAAAATGCTTACCATCACATGATCTAAGACAAAACTCTATTCATGTCatgtttttgtattatttagaTGACATAAAGTTTTATAATAGTCAATTACAAAGTTAGTTGCAGACATAAAAGAAGCATTGACTAAGGTCTAAGGGACGTTTAAGGGGGAAAAATAGAAGTCAAAAAGAGATTGGAACATTACAAACTATTCACTTTTTAGTATTTGGGTTTCCCCAGATGTTTGCAGCATTTTCCTAAACACTGAGCACAAGAAAACATTGTATATACTATTACTACCAAAGGTTGATAATTTGAGGCCCGAGGCCATGAACCTTACTATGTTATCACCCTCtaatcaatcaacaaaataagaagaaaaggagGTCCCACTAGAACATGAAGTTagatcaaatcatcaaaatatgaatattGAAAGCACATGGCCTATATGTACGAATTTCTCTGATTAGATCCAACCATGTTCTGAGAAATAAATGATGTAAGATGCAGTCAATTATCATATATGATTAGACCAAATAAACGGTACAAAATAATGGATCTTTGTTAGTTTTGAAGTTGAAACAAGTGACCAAACTTATCGAACTATGAGTCCTAGAAAGTACAATCTTTGAAAGGTCCTAAGAAGCGCCACTAGCACAAAACTCATTTATTCAAGTAATCAACTTTGGATTAAACTAAATCCACAGAAACTAGACTCAGAACACTATAATCAACAAATCAAACATCAATTTTTCATTGCCACATTTTACTAAAGTCAAGACTCCAACTTAAAAGGAAACTACTCTCAGACACAACAAACAGAATCAAACCAAGAAACAGTATCATTTATGAcataaatcaagaaacagTATCCTTTAAAGACAAAGTAACAGTACCTAGTCCCAGGATCAACCTGTTTCAATAGAGTATTGTCAGGAGAAACAACCTCAGAGACAGGAATCTTCAtagctttttcttcttgcaaACACTCAGTCTTAGCCAAAAACGCAACGATATCTAAAGAATTCAAAATCCCAACGAATCTTTGTTGTCTCATCTCACTATTCTCAACAAACCCAGGAAGCGAAGGTGTCGTTCTCTTCCTCCAAACCGGAATCCCACACTCCGTCGATTCTCCGATAGCTCTAATCGCAGATTCCACCGTCTCTGTTTCGTAGAACTCAACCATCTCTGGCTTTCCTACAGTTAAATCTCCCACCACATGATACAAGAACACTGACGCCATTAAAGAGATCACTAGATCTACTtcaatttgaagaagaagattggggAAAATTCTGAAGGAACAGAGAGTTAtaaaagagagtgaagaaagaTGAGGAGAAGGTGGAGGCCGGTGATTGGTGATCGGAGAAGGattaagagaagaaggaggagagaATTCACCATTGAAATCCCATGAATTGGTTTCTGAGACTTCTTTGATCAGAGCTTTGTGGATAGAGATTGAGTTTGTGCCTGTCCGTATAATTGTAATGAAATTTTTGgaagtaaagaagaaaaaaaaaacataacacgATGAAACATATGTTGGACGTATCTTATGTGTACTTTGGATCTTTGAtgtaataaaatgaaaacaaaataggtAACAAATTGTTAgaccaaaaacagaaatagaaaataggtaacaaatatcttaaaaataagaaaaaatatataaatgaaaaaataaagaagaaataattaGGACATATTATTTTACcccaaaaattaatatgattttagtgaaattgtttttttaagaagacACATGTTAGTAGGGATGTGTATTATCAATTTTGGGTAATAAattgacaaactaaaaaatggatcaataaatagaaaataagtaaaaagattttgacccaaaaaaaagttaaaagaatCTTAAAAAGACACATTTAagttggcaaaaaaaaaaagaatagacCATGTTATTATGAATGTGTATTATCAGTTTAGGATCTTGAAATTGTTGAGGAATGGTCCCATAATGGTAACAAAATGTCAAATTTCTAAAGACTACAAAAGGTCAGCACATGTGATTTCATTGAGACAGAGAAAGCCCTGAGGATGAGATGGGcacatgttttctttgtcatcTTCGTCTACACAGAGAGACCATTTTGTTTACTACAAAGTCACCAACACATTACTGATATTTTTACCTTCtcacatttatatatgtattgcaaaaatcagtaaaaactTGCGTATCAAAAATGATATGGAATCCATTGTCGTAAATCATTACAGTAAATATTGtctatattttgtaatataaagTTCCTCTTTATTCAGTTGTAAATGACACCAGTTCAATATGAAAGAAATTCAACGTAAAAGTTTCTTCACATTGTTACTCTCCTCTcattacactttttttttttctgccaTCAATCTTTCTTatatttatctcttttataTTCTTTCTATCATTATActctttaaaacataaaaagaagatgaattgacaaataatttacaatatattattctatttAATTACAACATATTTTCAGAACGATCACTCTACCACATCGATTTATTTATTACCGAAGTACGGCTATGCAACTCTTTTATAAACATAATGGTTTCATATGGTTGTTTAACGCATCATAATTTCTTTActgtttttaattctttaatATGGATGACTTAAATCACCTTATTTTTACGGATGATTTTAGTCaccatatattattttaatattttaatatagatgAGTTTAATcgttatattttatttgatactttaatttaatgCTTTAACATAGATGATTTTGatcatcatattttatttaatattttaatttactgTTTTAATATGGATGATTTAAatcatcatattttatttaatattttaatttactgCCTTAACATGGACAATTTAAATTACCATAACTTATTTACTTCTTTTACCGCTTTTAGTTTATTCTCTTAATATGGATGATTTAGTCACCATATCATAATCATATTATCGTCtatattatcattattattaaagGAGGCTCAGCCACCtatataaactaatatatcttcttgattatttgtttttgaactaAGATttcatttatcttttaaatctCAACAGTCAGACAAATTTAACTACCCATgctttaatatttgtttttacttttcaaacGGTTACTTAACCGctaataacaataattttcatctatatatacacttatttttcattaattcCTCTCACTCAAATATCtcattttttccaaaaaatattctCTCTCAAAAACTGACTCAtcggtttttagtttttataagagattttatatttgttttaatttacgGTTTACTCTTTGGAGAGTATTTTTCCTAAAACGTTTTGATGGTTattattatactttttaaaatgtaattgTATTGCTTATACAAGTACCTTCCAtgctataaaataaaatatcaaatttctaATAACGTTCTCCATGATTTTATATTAGAAATGAAATGACTAATATCGAGAAGCTTCGATTTACAGTCTTATACATTACTCAGACTTACTACATATCTTAGACCATCAATGTTAAGTTACGTTTGGAGTCTCTTGAGATAACGGAGACCTTAAAAGAGTATGATACTTCGATGGCccaagaaaaagtaaaatcgAATCTTCCTTAAAAGACAATTCGATAAAAGTGTATTATATGACTATGCACACATGCGAGATCTTAAAGAACTTTGGAAATCCTTAAAAGATCCTTTTGATCACCAACGAGATATCACCCTCCCACTTGCTTGGGATGAATGGCAAAGTCTAACGTTCCAAAACTTTGACAAAGTAATAAATTACAATTCTATCATGTTGGGATAAAAAAGCATTCCATGAAATTAATGCATTCGATGTTAAAAACTCAGTgatgaaaaacaaagtttttcgAAAACGATAGATATTATTTATCAAGAATCTTTTTCCGTTGGATAAAATAGATAATACAAGCAcacaaatttatcaaaatttgcGATCACGCAAATTCTTGTTGGACTAGAATTTAGGTGTCATAAATAAACTTAACTATATTTGCGAGTCTTTTGATCCAAAAATCTTGTACAACGTGTCTCAATTCTGAAACAACAAAGCAGGGGAAGTGTGGAAACAAtgtgaaagaagagatttttaagattccttaatttcttttatggCCGTATCTTGCTAGGTTTTCTActattctatgtttttttccacAAGCGTGCCAATATGTTGAAAGAAGCGTGTATTCCTAAAAAGGAATGAGGGCTTCATTTCCAACGTATTCATGTGTCACGGTTGTTTAGCTTAAGCTTAATTTGGAAACTACTAACTTCGTGGGGGTTTATTATGGGCGGTTCCGACAATATATTATCTGTTAGGATGGTAAGGATTCTACTCTAGGTTCCAAAACGTGGCAGAAGCTACTGAAGTTAAAACCAATTACGGCTGAGTATGTACATCAGGAGATCCACAATGGTCAGCACTATATATGTACTTTTGTCTTCGATTTTTTTATTCCCATGGGACGTCTTCTCGACTCATAGATGAGGTATGCATTAGAAAATTATGTGTGCCAAAGTATGCAAAGGTCTCACAAGTGGTCACCTAAACTACGTAGTTGAGAATTTGCTAGAAACATCTTGAAATAGCATGGTACACAAAATTGAaatcctttcttttttgtgaTCAACATTTgaatccaacaaaaatatgGCAATAACATTCATAATCATTTTAGTTCAAATATAAGTAAGACGAAAACATGACATAGCCATAGCATATATATAggcaaaacaaagaaagttgACTTAATCAAAGCTATTTTAGATATTATAGGGTTTTTAATGACATCATATctaaagatttgtttcttctaaagaTACTGAAAACTCTTTATTTTGTAATGAttaaaattattcaaattGAACTAAACCTTTTCAGGCAAATACATCAACGGAAATGAACTTAAAGGCAAAACCTTTAACTGTAgtacaataataaaaaaaaacatcacataaattttattttctgaaatggaaaaatcaaaagatgcaGATGATCAACCACTTCACTCGAAATACATCCCTTCGACTAGAGATCATTGATGATGTTAGGAGCACAAACATCAGTGGGGGCAGTGGTGACGGTAGCGAGACAATCGATTTCGGGGTGGTAGTTGTTGTTGTCCATGCAAGGAATGCCCTCGTCCTCTCCATCATTAAGATCCAAATTCATACTCTGATTTGGATctatattcattttcatgttAAAATCATGAAGTTTCTTTGGAATCTGatcataaaaatcataaagagCCTGGTATTGGAATTGAACCGGCTCTtgctgattttggttttgatcttGAATCATACGACCATCAAAACCGATTGGGACAGATGCATCCACAACAGTAGGAGCTACACCAATAGGAGGAGgtacagatgaagaagactcacCGTTCTCCTTAAGGATCTCAACCCTACGAATAACACCATTGAGATACTTGTTAAGAAATACATTCAAATCAAGAAGATCTCTTCCATGAAGATGAGACACGTCCACCTCTCCTTTGAGACAACCAAACATTAAATCTCGAATCTGAGAATTACGGTTCTCATCACGTAGCTTCTGGAGACGTTCTGTTTCTTTGGCGATCCTTTGACGTAAAAACGTCTCTTGATCCACCATCTTCTTGGTCCGGTCCAACACCGAAAACTCCATAAACTTCGACATCACTTCTTCAACGCCTTCCCTTGATGGCCAAGGCTCCTGGATCGAGTTGTACGGGCTACGGATGACCGCACATGCGTCAACACCACATAGAGTTACTAGCTCGTTGAATTTCTTCAGCATCCCTTTCTTCCTTTTGGTGAATGTTGTTTTCCTCACTGAATCATTTTCTATGAACGATAACTTCATCTTCCCCCTCATAtctcttatctttttcttttgtgtattttgCTTTGTCTTGTTAGCATGAGGAGGATGGTTTATATAGTCAATTTTCGAGTCAATAGATTTTTTATTGCTTTGCTGGATatgattaattgattttttattttactaatttttcaGGATTTGTATTAGTTTCACCCTTACGTGTAGGCATGTGATTGATGGTAAAGTGATAATCATTTATCTTTAGAGACAGCCCATATAGATATTTTACCTTTTGGGGggcatatataaaaacaagataTATAGGAAAACAGTTGTATCACATATCTAATGAgatttatactttatttagGAAGTCCAttgaaaggaaaacaaattacatcaaaggtaatttaagatatttcttcaatctctaaattttttctatatgttaatagtttatataaacataattaataaataatttaaaatacatGTAATATCAGTTGGATAGAAAGTAATGTTATGGCTAAACAGTGAAagtaatgttattttattttttttgtttcgttaaGACACATGCTATTATGTGTGTTATCGATTTTGGGTGTTATAACTGTGGGGAAGGGTCCAATAATACAAACCATagctgccaaaaaaaatattagtaactAAACATCAGATTCTAAAGACCACAAAATGTGAGCACATGCTATTGTAAAACCGTGATGTTATTATGAAATAGAGACTCTTATAAGGCAAATGACTGATACAAATTAAAGACGTGTTTGCAAAATAAGTCTAAGCATGAGTAAACATGCATGTTTTATTGAAATCTTtaacagcaaaaaaaatacaaaaactatcACTAGATCCTAGTGATATTAACTTTGAGACCATGTTGCATACGAAAAAGAACAGAAGGAACTGGTTCGGTTTTGTGCCCTTCAACGACCTTGATGTCATAGTTTCGTATGATTTCCGCAGCCACTGTCTTCATCTGTAAGAACGTTAACTTTTTCCCCAAGCAAGCTCTTGGACCGGCGTTAAACGCCAAGAACTTATATGAAGGTTCATGTTTTAACCTTCCACTGTCTGAAATCCATCTCTCTGGTCTGAAATCTTCTGCGTCATCTCCCCAAACAGATTTCATCCTCCCTAATGCATACATAGATATGACAATCTTCCATTTCTCATCTACTCTATGCCCACTTGGAAGTACGTCTGGCTTTGCCGGTGACTTGTGGTTAAATGGAACTGGTGGGTATAACCTTAGCGTCTCACACACGGCACCGTGTAGATACACGAGCTTTTCTAAATCTGCGGGATCAAACCTCGGCATCTTCTTGTTAACCTCTTGTCGGATCTTGTTTATTGCCTCAGGGTTCTTGGACATAAGCCAGAAGAACCAAGTGAGTGCTGAACTTGTTGTATCTCTTGCCGCTATCAAGAAACCCAAAATAGTGTCTTTGATGAATCTATCATCACTTGGTTCCAAGTACTTATATTTGGTCGTGTCCATAGTCATGTAGTATGTCAACACGTCTATGGCCTCTCCTCTTGAGGGATGATGAGTCCCATGACTATTGATCTCCTCTCGTTTAGCCGTTATGATCTTCTCGAGTAGTTGATCGAATACCGCTAGACCTcttttcaatcttttctctaCTCCTACACCAATCAAATATTGGAGCCTCCACAAGAAAACCGGCTTAACATGTCTATAGAAAACCCCGTCAGAAACACCATCGACCGCGTCACCGAACTCAACCTTAGGCATTTCAACGGATAAACATTTTGGATCATACCCGgtcatcaaaatcaaagatgTATCAAACAAGAATCTCTGGAACAAATCTTGCAAGTCGACAAGGATATTTTTATCAGCTGCGTTTTCAAGAATAGGAACAAGCCCTTGCCTTAATTTTCTTACACTTGTACTCACCCAGAACATTTGGAAATCTTGATTACTAAAAATGGCATGAGACGAGTTCCTCATATCCTCCCACAAACCCGAGTCAAC
This sequence is a window from Arabidopsis thaliana chromosome 1 sequence. Protein-coding genes within it:
- the CYP96A3 gene encoding cytochrome P450, family 96, subfamily A, polypeptide 3 (''cytochrome P450, family 96, subfamily A, polypeptide 3'' (CYP96A3); FUNCTIONS IN: electron carrier activity, monooxygenase activity, iron ion binding, oxygen binding, heme binding; INVOLVED IN: oxidation reduction; LOCATED IN: endomembrane system; CONTAINS InterPro DOMAIN/s: Cytochrome P450 (InterPro:IPR001128), Cytochrome P450, E-class, group I (InterPro:IPR002401), Cytochrome P450, conserved site (InterPro:IPR017972); BEST Arabidopsis thaliana protein match is: cytochrome P450, family 96, subfamily A, polypeptide 4 (TAIR:AT5G52320.1); Has 28234 Blast hits to 28153 proteins in 1461 species: Archae - 45; Bacteria - 2568; Metazoa - 10324; Fungi - 6237; Plants - 8015; Viruses - 3; Other Eukaryotes - 1042 (source: NCBI BLink).) gives rise to the protein MAIVIGLLEIFTAFVFFIFFQCLLLHKKTPKPLLTNWPALGMLPGLLLQVPRIYDWITEVLEATDMTFCFKGPCLSGMDILLTVDPVNIHYILSSNFANYPKGMEFKKIFEVVGDSIFNVDSGLWEDMRNSSHAIFSNQDFQMFWVSTSVRKLRQGLVPILENAADKNILVDLQDLFQRFLFDTSLILMTGYDPKCLSVEMPKVEFGDAVDGVSDGVFYRHVKPVFLWRLQYLIGVGVEKRLKRGLAVFDQLLEKIITAKREEINSHGTHHPSRGEAIDVLTYYMTMDTTKYKYLEPSDDRFIKDTILGFLIAARDTTSSALTWFFWLMSKNPEAINKIRQEVNKKMPRFDPADLEKLVYLHGAVCETLRLYPPVPFNHKSPAKPDVLPSGHRVDEKWKIVISMYALGRMKSVWGDDAEDFRPERWISDSGRLKHEPSYKFLAFNAGPRACLGKKLTFLQMKTVAAEIIRNYDIKVVEGHKTEPVPSVLFRMQHGLKVNITRI